The following proteins come from a genomic window of Actinomycetota bacterium:
- a CDS encoding DUF3499 domain-containing protein: protein MQEARRRQVVRPLSRAAVRGCARPGCPTPAAATLRFSYGARKAVLSSLTPQAEPEAYDLCIHHADRSRPPRGWELLDGREVPPVATTDPAEGGAVGGARPALGGLRIVEVLAAALGRGGDPTAALGGDGDPAAAPGDEVSEAAQATSRHDPVDERRGAAPTDLPPGFPRARAW, encoded by the coding sequence GCGTCAGGTGGTCCGCCCGCTGTCGCGGGCCGCGGTCCGCGGCTGCGCCCGCCCGGGCTGTCCGACCCCCGCGGCCGCGACACTGCGCTTCAGCTACGGCGCTCGCAAAGCGGTCCTGTCCTCGCTGACGCCCCAAGCCGAACCCGAGGCCTACGACCTGTGCATCCACCACGCCGATCGCAGCCGCCCTCCCCGTGGCTGGGAGCTCCTCGACGGCCGTGAGGTCCCGCCCGTCGCCACCACGGATCCCGCGGAAGGTGGGGCGGTTGGCGGCGCGCGCCCCGCGCTGGGTGGCCTGCGCATCGTCGAGGTGCTGGCTGCCGCGCTCGGCCGGGGCGGCGACCCCACCGCCGCGCTCGGCGGGGACGGCGATCCCGCCGCCGCACCGGGCGACGAGGTCTCGGAAGCTGCGCAGGCCACCAGCCGGCACGACCCAGTCGACGAGCGACGCGGGGCCGCGCCGACCGATCTCCCGCCCGGCTTCCCACGCGCTCGGGCGTGGTGA